One window from the genome of Streptomyces sp. NBC_00287 encodes:
- a CDS encoding HAMP domain-containing protein, with amino-acid sequence MNQRKPRGGTTAVDTAALNRLLAALVSMRDGNFRKRLTVSGDGVMSEIAAVFNEVADRNLHLTGELSRVRRMVGREGKLTERLETGACEGSWATAVDNSNALVDDLVRPVSEVGRVLSAVAEGDLSPRMELRTQAPDGTGHPLRGEFLKVGRTVNNLVDQLSTFTDEVTRVASEVGTEGKLGGQARVRGMSGSWKDLTDSVNTMAYRLTAQVRDIALVTTAVAKGDLSRKVTVHVAGEMLELKNTVNTMVDQLSSFSSEVTRVAREVGTEGELGGQAQVPGVAGVWKDLTDSVNLMAGNLTAQVRGISQVTTAVANGDLSQKVTVSARGEVAQLADTINQMTETLRIFADEVTRVANEVGAEGRLGGQANVPGAAGTWKDLTDSVNTVFRNLTIQVRDIAAVTTAVANGDLSQKVTVDVAGEMLELKNTVNGMVDQLSSFGSEVTRVAREVGVEGELGGQAQVPGAAGTWKDLTDSVNTAFRNLTGQVRNIAQVTTAVANGDLSQKVTVDVSGEMLQLKNTVNTMVDQLSAFADQVTRMARDVGTEGRLGGQAVVPGVSGTWKELTDSVNFMGGNLTSQVRQIAQVTTAVARGDLSQKIDVDARGEILELKNTINTMVDQLSGFAEQVTRVAREVGTEGRLGGQAQVPGVAGVWRDLTDSVNGMAGNLTAQVRNIAQVATAVARGDLSQKITVDARGEILELKNTLNTMVDQLSSFAEEVTRVAREVGTEGQLGGQAEVQGVSGTWKDLTQSVNFMANNLTIQVRQIAEVTTAVAKGDLSKKITVDAKGEILELVTTVNTMVDQLSSFAEQVTRVAREVGTEGILGGQAHVPGITGIWKDLSGNVNLMAKNLTMQVRNISQVANAVANGDLTRTVTIEARGEVAQLADTFNTMVKTLSSFADQVTKVAREVGTDGILGGQARVPGVAGTWKDLTESVNQMASNLTGQVRNIAMVTTAIAKGDLTKKIDIDARGEILELKTTINTMVDQLSSFAEEVTRVAREVGTEGQLGGQARVRDVDGTWRDLTESVNEMAGNLTRQVRAIARVATAVTRGDLNLKIDVDASGEIQELQDYINKMIANLRDTTIANKEQDWLKGNLARISALMQGRRDLQDVASLIMSELTPVVSAQHGAFFLAMPDASHVGEDQYELRMLGSYGYSMGSMPTSFRPGEALVGTAAQEKRTILVENAPSGYLKISSGLGEAPPAQVIVLPVLFEGKVLGVIELASFTPFTQIQKDFLNQIAEMIATSVNTISVNTKTEQLLKQSQELTEQLQERSAELENRQKALQASNAELEEKAELLAQQNRDIEVKNTEIEEARQVLEERAEQLAVSMRYKSEFLANMSHELRTPLNSLLILAKLLADNAEGNLSPKQVEFAETIHGAGSDLLQLINDILDLSKVEAGKMDVSPTRIALVQLVDYVEATFRPLTAEKGLDLSVRVSPELPATLHTDEQRLLQVLRNLLSNAVKFTDSGSVELVIRPAGADVPVAIREQLLEAGSLRDADADLIAFSVTDTGIGIAASKMRVIFEAFKQADGTTSRKYGGTGLGLSISREIAQLLGGEIHAQSEPGRGSTFTLYLPLHPSELPPQGYHQQPMPALQAGDLMVSAADLSELSDVEIETPAEVKSYQETQNGAAALFRRRRRRTAAELEQRPALQEQWPSVEQEPVPLVRRGIRFGGEKVLIVDDDIRNVFALTSVLEQHGLSVLYAENGREGIEVLEQHDDVAVVLMDIMMPEMDGYATTTAIRRMPQFAGLPIIALTAKAMKGDREKAIESGASDYVTKPVDPDHLLSVMEQWMREE; translated from the coding sequence ATGAACCAGCGCAAACCGCGCGGTGGGACCACCGCGGTGGACACGGCCGCCCTGAACCGACTGCTGGCGGCGCTCGTGTCGATGCGGGACGGGAACTTCCGCAAGCGGCTAACGGTCTCCGGCGACGGCGTGATGTCCGAGATCGCGGCGGTCTTCAACGAGGTGGCCGACCGCAATCTGCATCTGACCGGCGAACTGTCGCGGGTGCGGCGCATGGTCGGCCGAGAGGGCAAGCTCACGGAACGACTGGAAACAGGCGCCTGTGAGGGCTCCTGGGCGACCGCCGTCGACAATTCCAACGCCCTGGTCGACGATCTCGTACGGCCCGTCTCCGAGGTCGGCCGGGTGCTGTCCGCGGTCGCGGAGGGCGATCTGTCGCCGCGTATGGAGCTGCGGACGCAGGCGCCGGACGGGACCGGGCATCCGCTGCGCGGGGAGTTCCTGAAGGTCGGCCGTACCGTCAACAATCTCGTCGACCAGCTGTCCACGTTCACCGACGAGGTCACACGCGTGGCCAGCGAGGTGGGCACCGAGGGCAAGCTGGGCGGGCAGGCACGCGTGCGTGGCATGTCGGGTTCGTGGAAGGACCTCACGGACTCCGTCAACACGATGGCGTACCGGCTGACCGCGCAGGTGCGGGACATCGCGCTGGTGACCACCGCGGTTGCCAAGGGTGATCTGTCCCGGAAGGTCACGGTCCATGTGGCCGGCGAGATGCTGGAGCTGAAGAACACCGTCAACACGATGGTGGACCAGCTGTCGTCGTTCTCCTCCGAGGTGACCCGGGTCGCGCGCGAGGTGGGCACCGAGGGCGAGCTCGGCGGGCAGGCGCAGGTGCCGGGTGTGGCGGGCGTGTGGAAGGACCTCACCGATTCGGTGAACCTCATGGCCGGTAACCTCACGGCCCAGGTGCGGGGTATCTCACAGGTCACCACCGCGGTCGCCAACGGCGATCTGTCGCAGAAGGTGACCGTGTCGGCACGTGGTGAGGTGGCGCAGCTCGCGGACACCATCAACCAGATGACCGAGACGCTGCGGATCTTCGCGGACGAGGTCACGCGCGTGGCCAACGAGGTCGGCGCCGAGGGCCGGCTGGGCGGCCAGGCGAATGTGCCGGGTGCCGCGGGCACCTGGAAGGACCTGACGGACTCCGTCAACACGGTCTTCCGGAACTTGACGATCCAGGTGCGGGACATCGCCGCGGTGACGACGGCCGTGGCCAACGGTGATCTCTCGCAGAAGGTCACCGTCGATGTGGCCGGCGAGATGCTGGAGCTCAAGAACACCGTCAACGGCATGGTGGACCAGCTGTCGTCCTTCGGTTCCGAGGTCACGCGCGTGGCGCGGGAGGTCGGTGTCGAGGGTGAGCTGGGCGGGCAGGCGCAGGTGCCCGGAGCGGCGGGGACGTGGAAGGACCTTACGGACTCCGTCAACACCGCGTTCCGCAACCTCACCGGACAGGTGAGGAACATCGCCCAGGTGACGACGGCCGTGGCCAACGGCGACCTCTCGCAGAAGGTCACCGTGGACGTCTCCGGCGAGATGCTCCAGCTGAAGAACACCGTGAACACGATGGTGGACCAGCTGTCGGCCTTCGCCGACCAGGTGACGCGGATGGCGCGGGACGTGGGCACGGAGGGCCGCCTGGGCGGTCAGGCGGTCGTACCGGGTGTGTCGGGGACGTGGAAGGAGCTCACCGACTCCGTCAACTTCATGGGCGGCAATCTGACCTCGCAGGTGCGGCAGATCGCTCAGGTGACCACGGCGGTGGCCCGGGGTGACCTCTCCCAGAAGATCGACGTGGACGCGCGCGGGGAGATCCTCGAGCTGAAGAACACCATCAACACGATGGTCGACCAGCTCTCCGGCTTCGCCGAGCAGGTGACCCGGGTGGCCCGCGAGGTGGGCACCGAGGGGCGCCTGGGCGGGCAGGCGCAGGTGCCCGGTGTGGCCGGTGTGTGGCGCGATCTGACCGACTCCGTGAACGGCATGGCCGGCAATCTCACCGCCCAGGTGCGCAATATCGCGCAAGTCGCCACCGCGGTGGCCCGGGGTGACCTCTCCCAGAAGATCACCGTGGACGCGCGCGGGGAGATCCTGGAGCTGAAGAACACCCTGAACACGATGGTCGACCAGCTGTCGTCGTTCGCGGAGGAGGTCACCAGGGTCGCCCGTGAGGTGGGTACGGAGGGCCAGCTCGGCGGGCAGGCCGAGGTGCAGGGTGTCTCCGGCACCTGGAAGGACCTCACCCAGTCCGTGAACTTCATGGCGAACAACCTGACCATCCAGGTGCGCCAGATCGCCGAGGTCACGACCGCGGTCGCCAAGGGCGACCTGTCCAAGAAGATCACCGTCGACGCGAAGGGCGAGATCCTCGAGCTCGTCACCACCGTCAACACGATGGTGGACCAGCTGTCCTCCTTCGCCGAGCAGGTGACCCGGGTGGCCCGCGAGGTGGGCACCGAGGGCATCCTGGGCGGCCAGGCGCATGTGCCCGGCATCACGGGCATCTGGAAGGACCTCAGCGGCAACGTCAACCTGATGGCCAAGAATCTGACCATGCAGGTACGGAACATTTCCCAGGTCGCGAACGCGGTCGCCAACGGCGACCTCACCCGGACGGTGACGATCGAGGCGCGCGGCGAGGTCGCGCAGCTCGCGGACACCTTCAACACCATGGTGAAGACGCTGAGTTCGTTCGCCGACCAGGTCACCAAGGTGGCCCGTGAGGTGGGCACGGACGGCATCCTGGGCGGCCAGGCGCGCGTGCCGGGTGTGGCCGGTACGTGGAAGGACCTCACCGAGTCGGTGAACCAGATGGCGTCCAACCTGACCGGTCAGGTGCGGAACATCGCCATGGTGACCACCGCCATCGCCAAGGGTGATCTGACCAAGAAGATCGACATCGACGCGCGGGGCGAGATCCTCGAACTCAAGACGACGATCAACACGATGGTCGACCAGCTCTCCTCCTTCGCCGAGGAAGTAACCCGAGTCGCCCGCGAGGTGGGCACCGAAGGACAGCTCGGCGGCCAGGCACGCGTGCGTGACGTCGACGGAACCTGGCGCGACCTCACCGAGTCCGTGAACGAGATGGCCGGGAACCTGACCCGGCAGGTGCGTGCCATCGCGCGCGTGGCGACCGCGGTGACCCGTGGTGACCTGAACCTGAAGATCGACGTCGACGCCTCCGGCGAGATCCAGGAACTCCAGGACTACATCAACAAGATGATCGCCAACCTGCGCGACACCACGATCGCCAACAAGGAGCAGGACTGGCTCAAGGGCAACCTCGCCCGGATCTCCGCGCTGATGCAGGGCCGCCGTGACCTCCAGGACGTGGCCTCGCTGATCATGAGCGAGCTGACGCCGGTGGTCTCCGCGCAGCACGGCGCCTTCTTCCTGGCGATGCCCGACGCGAGCCATGTCGGCGAGGACCAGTACGAGCTGCGGATGCTGGGCTCGTACGGCTACTCGATGGGCTCCATGCCGACCTCGTTCCGGCCGGGGGAGGCCCTGGTCGGTACGGCGGCCCAGGAGAAGCGCACGATCCTTGTGGAGAACGCGCCCAGCGGCTATCTGAAGATCTCCTCCGGGCTCGGCGAGGCCCCGCCCGCGCAGGTGATCGTGTTGCCGGTGCTGTTCGAGGGCAAGGTGCTCGGGGTGATCGAGCTGGCCTCCTTCACGCCGTTCACGCAGATCCAGAAGGACTTCCTGAACCAGATCGCGGAGATGATCGCGACCAGCGTCAACACCATCTCCGTCAACACCAAGACCGAGCAGCTGCTGAAGCAGTCCCAGGAGCTGACCGAGCAACTCCAGGAGCGGTCGGCCGAGTTGGAGAACCGGCAGAAGGCACTCCAGGCGTCCAACGCCGAACTGGAGGAGAAGGCCGAGCTGCTGGCCCAGCAGAACCGCGACATCGAGGTGAAGAACACCGAGATCGAGGAGGCCCGGCAGGTCCTGGAGGAGCGCGCCGAGCAGCTCGCGGTGTCGATGCGCTACAAGAGCGAGTTCCTGGCCAATATGTCGCACGAGCTGCGTACGCCGCTCAACTCGCTGCTGATTCTGGCCAAGCTGCTCGCCGACAACGCCGAGGGCAACCTCTCACCGAAGCAGGTCGAGTTCGCCGAGACCATCCACGGCGCGGGTTCCGACCTGCTCCAGCTGATCAACGACATCCTCGACCTGTCCAAGGTCGAGGCGGGCAAGATGGACGTCTCCCCGACGCGCATCGCCCTCGTCCAGCTCGTCGACTACGTCGAGGCCACCTTCCGCCCGCTGACCGCGGAGAAGGGCCTGGACCTGTCCGTACGGGTCTCCCCTGAGCTGCCCGCCACGCTGCACACCGACGAGCAGCGGCTGCTCCAGGTGCTGCGCAACCTGCTGTCCAACGCGGTGAAGTTCACCGACTCCGGCTCGGTCGAGCTGGTCATCCGGCCGGCCGGGGCGGACGTACCGGTGGCGATCCGGGAGCAGTTGCTGGAGGCCGGTTCGCTGCGGGACGCGGACGCCGACCTGATCGCGTTCTCGGTGACCGACACCGGCATTGGCATCGCGGCCAGCAAGATGCGGGTGATCTTCGAGGCGTTCAAGCAGGCCGACGGCACGACCAGCCGCAAGTACGGCGGTACGGGCCTGGGGCTTTCGATCTCCCGGGAGATCGCGCAACTGCTCGGCGGCGAGATTCACGCGCAGAGCGAACCGGGACGCGGCTCGACCTTCACGCTGTACCTGCCGCTGCACCCGAGCGAGCTGCCGCCGCAGGGCTACCACCAGCAGCCCATGCCCGCCCTGCAGGCCGGGGACCTGATGGTGTCGGCCGCGGACCTGTCCGAGCTGTCCGACGTGGAGATCGAGACGCCGGCCGAGGTGAAGTCGTACCAGGAGACGCAGAACGGCGCCGCCGCGCTCTTCCGGCGGCGTCGCCGCAGGACCGCCGCCGAGCTCGAACAGCGGCCCGCGCTGCAGGAGCAGTGGCCGTCGGTGGAGCAGGAGCCGGTGCCGCTGGTGCGCCGGGGCATCCGGTTCGGCGGGGAGAAGGTGCTGATCGTCGACGACGACATCCGCAATGTCTTCGCGCTCACCAGCGTCCTGGAGCAGCACGGACTGTCGGTGCTGTACGCCGAGAACGGCCGTGAGGGCATCGAGGTACTGGAGCAGCACGACGATGTGGCGGTCGTCCTGATGGACATCATGATGCCCGAGATGGACGGGTACGCGACGACCACGGCGATCCGCAGGATGCCGCAGTTCGCCGGGCTCCCGATCATCGCGCTGACCGCCAAGGCCATGAAGGGCGACCGGGAGAAGGCGATCGAGTCGGGCGCCTCCGACTACGTCACCAAGCCGGTCGACCCCGATCACCTGCTGTCGGTGATGGAGCAGTGGATGCGGGAGGAGTGA
- a CDS encoding response regulator encodes MVQKAKILLVDDRPENLLALEAILSALDQTLVRASSGEEALKALLTDDFAVILLDVQMPGMDGFETAAHIKRRERTRDIPIIFLTAINHGPHHTFRGYAAGAVDYISKPFDPWVLRAKVSVFVELYMKNCQLREQAALLRLQLEGGGKSAGAETKEPAGLLAELSARLAAVEEQAEALSKQLDDESADAAAVATAAHLERKLTGLRRALDALEPGAGNTSSVPSQN; translated from the coding sequence ATGGTGCAGAAGGCCAAGATCCTCCTGGTCGATGACCGGCCGGAGAATCTGCTCGCGCTGGAGGCGATCCTCTCTGCGCTCGATCAGACCCTGGTGCGGGCATCGTCCGGGGAGGAAGCGCTCAAAGCACTGCTCACGGACGACTTCGCGGTCATTCTGCTGGACGTCCAGATGCCGGGAATGGACGGTTTCGAAACCGCCGCGCACATCAAGCGCCGGGAGCGGACCCGGGACATCCCGATCATCTTCCTCACCGCGATCAATCACGGTCCCCATCACACCTTCCGCGGGTATGCCGCCGGTGCGGTGGACTACATCTCCAAGCCGTTCGACCCGTGGGTGCTGCGGGCGAAGGTCTCCGTCTTCGTCGAGCTGTACATGAAGAACTGCCAGCTCAGGGAGCAGGCGGCGCTGCTGCGGCTCCAGTTGGAGGGCGGCGGCAAGTCCGCCGGCGCCGAGACGAAGGAGCCGGCGGGGCTGCTGGCCGAACTGTCGGCGCGGCTCGCGGCGGTCGAGGAGCAGGCCGAGGCGCTGTCCAAACAGCTCGACGACGAGTCGGCGGACGCGGCGGCTGTCGCCACGGCAGCCCACCTGGAACGCAAACTCACCGGACTGCGGCGCGCGCTGGACGCGTTGGAGCCGGGCGCCGGAAACACCTCCTCGGTGCCCTCGCAGAACTGA
- a CDS encoding DNA translocase FtsK, with amino-acid sequence MASRPSAAKKQPAKKAAAPAKGPAKKAAAKKAPAKKAPAKKAAAKKPAPKPAPSPTGGIYRLVRAVWLGLAHAVGAIFRGIGRGAKNLDPAHRKDGIALLLLGLGLIVAAGTWSNLRGPVGDLVEMLVTGAFGRLDLLVPILLAVIAVRFIRHPEQPEANGRIVIGLSALVIGVLGQVHIACGSPARSDGMQAIRDAGGLIGWSAATPLTYTMGEVLAVPLLVLLTIFGLLVVTATPVNAIPQRLRLLGVKLGILDDPEAEEFSDDDERYDDQWREALPARTRRRGPASESYDPDSAEREALSRRRGRPRRSAVPQPDMSRPMDAVDVAAAAAAALDGAVLHGMPPSPIVADLTQGVSVGDREETTPTPTPVPAARPKQEKLKAEVADLTKPPPEAPTDLPPRAEQLQLSGDITYALPSLDLLTRGGPGKARSAANDAVVASLTNVFSEFKVDAAVTGFTRGPTVTRYEVELGPAVKVERITALTKNIAYAVASPDVRIISPIPGKSAVGIEIPNTDREMVNLGDVLRLAAAAEDDHPMLVALGKDVEGGYVMANLAKMPHVLVAGATGSGKSSCINCLITSVMVRATPEDVRMVLVDPKRVELTAYEGIPHLITPIITNPKRAAEALQWVVREMDLRYDDLAAYGYRHIDDFNQAIRDGKVKSPAGSERELQPYPYLLVIVDELADLMMVAPRDVEDAIVRITQLARAAGIHLVLATQRPSVDVVTGLIKANVPSRLAFATSSLADSRVILDQPGAEKLIGKGDGLFLPMGANKPTRMQGAFVTEDEVAAVVQHCKDQMAPVFRDDVTVGTKQKKEIDEDIGDDLDLLCQAAELVVSTQFGSTSMLQRKLRVGFAKAGRLMDLMESRNIVGPSEGSKARDVLVKPDELDGVLAQIRGEA; translated from the coding sequence ATGGCCTCACGTCCCTCCGCAGCCAAGAAGCAGCCCGCGAAGAAGGCTGCCGCTCCCGCGAAGGGTCCGGCGAAGAAGGCCGCCGCCAAAAAGGCTCCCGCGAAAAAGGCGCCCGCCAAGAAGGCCGCGGCGAAGAAGCCCGCGCCCAAGCCGGCCCCAAGCCCCACCGGGGGCATCTACCGGCTGGTGCGTGCCGTCTGGCTCGGGCTCGCGCACGCCGTCGGCGCCATCTTCCGCGGCATAGGGCGGGGCGCCAAGAACCTCGACCCGGCCCACCGCAAGGACGGCATCGCGCTGCTGCTCCTCGGGCTCGGGCTGATCGTCGCCGCGGGTACCTGGTCCAATCTGCGCGGTCCCGTCGGCGATCTGGTCGAGATGCTGGTGACCGGCGCCTTCGGCCGGCTCGATCTGCTGGTGCCGATCCTGCTCGCGGTGATCGCCGTACGGTTCATCCGGCACCCGGAGCAGCCCGAGGCCAACGGCCGGATCGTCATCGGCCTGTCCGCCCTGGTCATCGGCGTCCTCGGCCAGGTGCACATCGCCTGCGGCTCGCCCGCGCGCAGCGACGGCATGCAGGCGATAAGGGACGCCGGCGGCCTCATCGGCTGGAGCGCGGCGACTCCGCTGACGTACACGATGGGCGAGGTCCTCGCCGTACCGCTGCTGGTGCTGCTCACGATCTTCGGGCTGCTGGTGGTCACGGCGACCCCGGTCAATGCCATCCCGCAGCGGCTGCGGCTGCTCGGGGTGAAGCTCGGGATCCTCGACGATCCCGAGGCGGAGGAGTTCTCCGACGACGACGAGCGCTACGACGACCAGTGGCGCGAGGCGCTGCCCGCGCGCACCCGCCGGCGCGGTCCCGCGTCCGAGTCCTACGACCCCGACAGCGCCGAGCGGGAGGCTCTGTCGCGGCGTCGTGGGCGGCCCCGGCGCTCCGCCGTGCCCCAGCCCGACATGAGCCGTCCCATGGACGCCGTGGACGTCGCAGCGGCGGCCGCCGCCGCGCTGGACGGAGCCGTGCTGCACGGGATGCCGCCCTCGCCGATCGTCGCCGACCTGACCCAGGGTGTGAGCGTCGGGGACCGCGAGGAGACCACTCCGACGCCGACGCCCGTCCCGGCCGCGCGGCCCAAGCAGGAGAAGCTGAAGGCCGAGGTCGCCGACCTCACCAAGCCCCCGCCCGAGGCCCCCACCGACCTGCCGCCGCGTGCAGAGCAGCTCCAGCTGTCCGGCGACATCACCTACGCGCTGCCCTCACTCGACCTCCTCACGCGCGGGGGCCCCGGTAAGGCCCGCAGCGCGGCCAACGACGCCGTCGTCGCCTCGCTCACCAACGTCTTCAGCGAGTTCAAGGTCGACGCCGCCGTCACCGGCTTCACGCGCGGGCCGACGGTCACGCGCTACGAGGTCGAGCTGGGCCCGGCCGTGAAGGTCGAGCGGATCACGGCGCTGACCAAGAACATCGCGTACGCCGTGGCCAGCCCGGATGTGCGGATCATCTCGCCGATCCCCGGCAAGTCGGCCGTGGGAATCGAGATCCCCAACACCGACCGGGAGATGGTCAACCTCGGTGACGTGCTGCGCCTCGCCGCCGCGGCCGAGGACGACCACCCGATGCTGGTGGCGCTCGGCAAGGACGTCGAGGGCGGCTATGTCATGGCCAACCTCGCGAAGATGCCGCACGTCCTGGTCGCCGGAGCCACCGGTTCCGGTAAGTCCTCGTGCATCAACTGCCTGATCACCTCGGTCATGGTCCGCGCGACCCCCGAGGACGTCCGGATGGTCCTCGTCGACCCCAAGCGGGTCGAGCTGACGGCCTATGAGGGCATCCCGCATCTGATCACGCCGATCATCACCAATCCCAAGCGGGCCGCCGAGGCGCTGCAGTGGGTCGTACGGGAGATGGACCTCAGGTACGACGACCTGGCGGCGTACGGCTATCGGCACATCGACGACTTCAACCAGGCCATAAGGGACGGCAAGGTCAAGTCGCCGGCGGGCAGTGAGCGTGAGCTCCAGCCGTATCCGTATCTGCTGGTGATCGTCGACGAGCTCGCCGATCTGATGATGGTCGCGCCGCGGGACGTCGAGGACGCGATCGTGCGGATCACGCAGCTCGCGCGCGCCGCCGGTATCCATCTGGTGCTCGCCACGCAGCGGCCGTCGGTGGATGTGGTCACCGGTCTGATCAAGGCGAACGTGCCCTCGCGGCTCGCCTTCGCCACCTCCTCGCTCGCCGACTCGCGGGTCATCCTCGACCAGCCCGGTGCCGAGAAGCTGATCGGCAAGGGCGACGGGCTCTTCCTGCCGATGGGGGCGAACAAACCCACCCGTATGCAGGGCGCGTTCGTGACCGAGGACGAGGTCGCGGCGGTCGTCCAGCACTGCAAGGACCAGATGGCGCCGGTCTTCCGGGACGACGTCACCGTGGGCACCAAGCAGAAGAAGGAGATCGACGAGGACATCGGCGACGACCTCGATCTGCTGTGCCAGGCGGCCGAACTGGTCGTCTCCACGCAGTTCGGGTCGACCTCCATGCTCCAGCGCAAGCTGCGGGTGGGCTTCGCCAAGGCCGGGCGGCTGATGGACCTGATGGAGTCGCGGAACATCGTCGGGCCGAGCGAAGGCTCCAAGGCACGTGATGTTCTTGTGAAGCCTGACGAGCTGGATGGCGTGCTGGCACAGATCCGCGGGGAGGCTTGA